GTTAGACCTTCTTCCTCTAATAAAGTCACCATACCGCTGCACAAGAACTTTGCCACCAGATAGCATATTCGCAAGTTCTGCAATGTACTTTCCATATTTTATACTGTCTTTGAACGGATCTGTAAAGTGTTTCGAGACAAGCAATGCAAAGTTTGTATTGTCGCTTTTGATGTTCTTATAGCTGTGGCCGTTTACAACTGCCAAGTTGTCATAGTGCTCAACTGCAACATAGCCGCCCGGGTTCATACAAAATGTCCTTACTTTGTCATCAAAGGTTTTTGTATAATAAATAAATTTGCTTTCATACAGGTGCTCAGTAATGCCCTTCCAAATGTGATTAGGTGTTTCAACTCTAACACCTATGTCAACTCTATTGTTATCACACGGAATATTGTACTTTTCTATTACTTTAGAAAGCCAACTTGCACCCTCACGACCAACGCATACAACCACATTTTTCCCAAAGTAGCTTTTTTCATCCTCTGCTATAACACCTATAACCTTGTTATTTTCAACTATCAAGTCTTTGACAGCAGTTTTAAATTTTATCTCCACATTGTTGTTTAAAAGAAAATCTTGAAGTCTTTTATATATCTTTTTTGCCTCTTCAGTACCCAAATGCCTTATTGGACTTTCAACAAGCATGAGGTTGGCAACAGTTGCCTTTCTTTTTATCTCTTCAATGACTTGACTATTCGTGCCATAAACCTTTGTATCAGCCCCATTTTCAAGGTAGATATTGTCTACGTATTTTATCAGCTCATACGCTTTGCTTTGGCCAACATATTCTTGAATTCTTCCTCCTACGTTTGGAGAAAGCGAAAGTTTCCCATCAGAAAAAGCCCCCGCACCCGAAAAGCCTGTTGTTATATTGCAAGGTTTGCAATTTGCGCATACATTTGTAATTCTTTTTGGACACTCACGTGACTCAATGTCTCTTCCTTTTTCAAACATAATTATCTTTGCATCTTTGTTTTGTTTTACAAGCTCATATGCAGTAAATATACCACATGGACCTGCTCCTACAATGATAACATCGTACTTCATTTCTGTTTTTCACCCTTTTGAAATTTAAATTCTCTTTGAAATATTACATCAAAATGGGACATTTGTCTATCATAATTTTACACACTTTTTTAACATAAAAGAAAAGAAAAATATATATGTATGGGGTATTATATAAGTTAAGAAGAGAAAATTTAACAAGGAGGTTTATTCCTTATGAAAAGAAAGTTTGTCACTTTGCTAATAGTTCTGGTATTCGGACTTTCAATAATACTACCTGTTTTTGCAGAGGGAAACACAACTTCATCAGTTGCAACAAATAATCAAACTGTAGTCAGTGCAACGTATACCACAACAGTAAGCTCAACTTATCAAACAACTACAAACACCACCAGTTCTTCAACATCATCGACAACCTATAACTCTACTTATAGCGTAAGCACTCCAGAGGTTATTCCACCAATTAGCAATGATAATATAACCATTAAAGAGTCTGAAAAGTTAACAAAAGAACAAAAGAAGAATATCTCCAAGTTAATATTACAAATCAATCAGCTGAAATCAAAATTTAATAAAATCAACGCTGAGGTAAATCATTTGCGTGCAAAAATTAACAGTTATATCGCAGCTGCTCAAAGATACGACAAAAAGTTCTTTAATCAAGAGCTGCAAAAGATAATCAATGAGGCAAATAAACTAATTTCCCAAATTAAAAAAGAAATAAATAATAAAAAGCTTTCATCCTCACAAATTGATGAGTACTCAAAACAGCTTACCCAAAAATTAAATGACCTTAAAGTCTACCAAGAAGCTTACAAAAATGAAAATGAAGCAACTGTGGCACAAGCTGTTTACCAAATAAAGCTTTTAGCGGACCAAGTCCAGCCAACTGTAAAAGATAAGGTATATCAAATAGAACAAATAAACAATCAAATAAAGATAAAGACAAAAGAATATGAACAAGCTAAAAAAGAAAATAACTATAACAAGATGGTAGCTACGTTGAATGAGTTAATTGCCCTCTATCAGCAAAAGGTTGATAAAATTACCGAAGTTAAGAATTTATATACAGACATCTTGACAAAGATTGAAAATATAGTGAAGAACTCTTTAAAGCTGCCAGTTCAAAATAAGAACCATAATATTCAAAAGGAACAAAATAAAGAAAAAGAAAAAGAACGGGTACTAAATAAGAATCAAAACATTCAGGAAGAACAGAATAGAGAAAAAGAGAGAGAAAAAGAAAAAAATAAGAATGAGAATAAAGGTAACGGAAAGAAAAAGTGAGATTAATATCAAAATATAAAAACTGCTCCCCTCAAATAAAGAAGAAATAATATATAATATGGTTGTTGTACAAAAAGATAGGTGTATACCTTACCTAAGAAGGTATACACCTAATTTTTTTCTATCAAATACTTCCAATATTTCTTTGGCATATTTTGCCGTTGTAATTTTAAATTCTTTCTTTCTTCAATTGCCATCGTCTTGAAATAAAGTTTCCACAGCTTTTGATACAAATTCTCATTATCTGAAAAGCTTGCATTTAAATTCATCCCATTGAGGAACTTTATCATTCTGGTATCATAAATCGAGAGTTTGCTCCTTTTTTTGTCATGTATGATCCATTTGAAACTCTTCAACCTCTCTTTGAAAAAGTAAGAAATGGGAACCAAGATATCATTTGTAGGTTCAAATTGAGCATAAAGTACTCCACCCTTTATTTCATTAAACCTCATAAGCCCCATATACTTTCCTATTTCTCTGCTTACATTCTTGGATGCCTTTTCAACAAAATTGACAACATCATCATGGTAAAGATACTTAACTTTTTTGCCGTGTTTTAAAATAAGCTTTATATACTTATAGATATACGTTTCTTTGTTTTGAGCTTCAGATAGAAAACAATAATATATCTTTTTAAAAGTAACCTTATCAGAAGCATTTATTACCTTTTGCCGAAGTTCCTGACTTCTATTTTTATCCAAAGCTACATAGACTGGATTATCAAAAAACATGGGCTGATATTTATCTTTTTCTACAATGACAACTTCATCTTCATTAATATGTGTGGATAAAATCTCATCTATACACGTTAAAAGCCCTTCGAATGTCCCATCATACAAAAAAACATTATACATTCTAAATCTCCCCAGTTATCACTGATGTGAAAACCTCTTTGTCAAAAAAGGAAAGCTGCTGCATTCTTTGCTGAGCCACTGCTTTTTCTGTCAATTGCAATTTTATTTTTTCTGGCTGAAGGTCAATCAAATGCCTTTCATAAGTCTTACCGTTGCACGTTATGAAAAACTTTGCTCTTTTTAAGACAACTCCTATTTTTTTCAAGTCATCAAAGTCAAGAGAATGAAATACTCTATTTTTGATAATCCTTCTCGCACTTTTTATACCTATTCCCGGCACTCTTATTAGCTCTTCATAGTTTGCTTTGTTTACCTCAACAGGAAACTTATCAAGGTGTCTGAGCGCCCACATAACTTTTGGGTCAACTTCAAGATCAAGGTTTTCATCCTTTTCAAAAAGCTCATCAGCAGAAAAATTGTAAACCCTAATCAGCCAGTCTGCTTGATATAGTCTATGCTCTCTTAAAAGAGGTGGTTTTTCTACTCTCAAAATCCTTGGGTCATTGTTCACAGGTGTATAAGCAGAATAGTAAACTCTTTTTAGCTTGAATTTTCTATACAAATGCTGGCTTAAGTTTATAATCTTATAATCACTATCGTCTGTTGCACCAATTATCATCTGAGTACTTTGCCCAGCTGACACAAAGTTTCTTTCTTCCTCACCTACTTTTGTTATAAACTCCATTGGTTTTAAAATGCTCTCTTTTGACTTGTTTGGACAAAGAAGTTTTAAGCTCTTTTCAGATGGAAGCTCAATATTGACACTCATTCTGTCTGCTAAAAACCCTGTTTTTCTAATCAAATCAAGTGATGCATATGGGATTGCTTTTACGTGAATATATCCATTGAACTGATACTTGTGTCGCAAAAGATATACCGTTTTGTACAACATCTCCATTGTCCAGTCAGGAGAGTTTTTGATAGCAGAACTTAGAAAAAGGCCTTCAATGTAATTTCTCTTGTAAAAATTCATGGTAAGCTCAGCAACTTCATGAGGAGTAAAAGTTGCCCTTTTTATGTCGTTGCTCTTTCTGTTAATACAATAGGCACAGTCAAAGATGCATTCGTTTGTAAAAAGAATTTTCAAAAGAGATATACACCTGCCATCATCTGTCCAGCTGTGACAAATACCCGCTGTAAAGGTTGAACCAATACCATAATTTGTTTCACGTTTACTACCGCTTGAAGCACAAGAAACATCATACTTTGCTGCTGCACCCAGTATCTGAAGTTTTTCAAGGATGTCCATTTCAATCACTTCTTTGTTTATTCTTTGACTTTATAACTATATAATAACCGAATACATATTCTATTTCAATAGTTTAGGTCACATCAAAAAAAACTGGGACCCTTCAAAAAACAATTTGAAGAGCCCCATGTAATTAGCGAATTGCGGTAAAAAATGCTTTATTTTCTTAATATCATGACCTCTTTTGCACTCATCATTACTTTGCCACTTAAGGTCCTTTGAGTTACCAGTTCATAGAACTCTTGTGGCAAATCAATGTAAACATCATGGTTATTGAAATTCAAAAGGAAAATATACTCTTTGCCATCTTTTGTTCGTTTTGTAACCTCAACACCTTCTGGTACAGGCAAAATTGGTTTTACACCAGCCATATCAGCATAGTATTTAATAAGTCCTTCTATAAACCTCTGCTCTGGCCTTGTACCTATATACACTGCCTTGCCATTGCCATATGTATTCTCCAAAATAGCAGGCATTCCTTTGTAATAATCTTGCTCATAATATGCAAGCGCTTTTGCACCTTCTAAGTGAATGACATCACATATAAAGTCACACTCATACCTGCCATCAAGTGTTCCAAGTGGCTTTTCAAGAATGATTGCGTTTTTCATATCTGGAAAGAGTGCATCAATCTCCTCAATCCAGATTCCCAAAAGTTTTCTGAACCAGCCAGGATATCCTCCAAGAATTACCCTGTCGTTTTCATCAACAAGACCTGAAAGGAACGTAGTAATAAATATTCCCCCATTTTTCACGTACTCTTCTATATTCTTTGCAGTCTTGTTATCGAGCAAATACAAAAGAGGTGCAACAACAAGTTTATACCTTGATAAATCTTCGGTTGGGTCAACAACATCAATGTTTGTTTTCAGCTTGTACAAAGCCTTGTAATACGAATCAATGTGCTCTAAATACGAAATGTCATTTCTAAATCCCATACTCTCTTCAAGTGCCCACCAGTTTTCCCAGTCAAACAAAAGTGCTACATCGCTCTTGTTTACTGATTCTAAAATCTCATCTAAGCGCAAAAGCTCATCGCCAATCTGTTTTAGCTCTTTGCTAACTCTTGTATTCAAGTGCCCGGCATGTGGTACCATTGCAGAGTGGAATTTTTCACATGACCCCACCGACTGTCTCCACTGGAAATACAAAACAGAATCTGCACCATGAGCTATTGCATGGTAGCTTAAAAGTCTTATCATTCCAGGGCGTTTTGCTGAATTGTACCACTGCCAATTTGTCTGGTTTGGTGTCTGTTCCATTAATATAAATGACTGATCTCTTTTTAGACCTCGCATAAGGTCATGCTTGAAAGCTATAGAATGTGGAGAGTCTTTGATAGAAGGATAATTGTCCCACGAAACTACGTCCATATACTGTGCCCATTTATGGTAATCGAGTGGTTTAAATGGGCCCATAAGGTTTGTTGTAACAGGCACATCTGGCATGTATTTTTTGATAATCTCAACTTCCATCTTATAAAGATTTAGAAGGCTGTCTGACATAAACCTCTTGTAATCAAGCGAAAGTCCCTGGAATGAGCTTTTTTGTCTGCCTGGCATATATTCATATTCTTCGTTCAGATACGATGGAACTTCTATCTCATCCCAATCATAGAATGTATGTCCCCAGAAAGCTGTGTTCCATCTCTTGTTAAGCTCATCCAATGTTTTATATCTTTCTTTTAGCCACTCTCTAAAGGCTTTAGCGCAGTTTTCACAGTAGCAGTAAGGACCATATTCATTACTTATATGCCACATTATAACTGCCGGATGGTCTTTGTATCTCTTTGCCATCTCTTCAACAATTCTTTTTGCAGCCTCTTGGAAGTTTTTGCTGTTAGGACAGTAGTTCTGTCTTGCTCCATGCTTTCTCTTTCGTCCATAGATATCAACTGGCAGCACATCAGGGTATTTTTTTGATAGCCAAGCTGGTTGTGAAGCTGTTGGTGTTGCCAAGATGACGTGAATACCATTTGAATAGAGCTTATCAATTATTCTGTCAAGCCACTCAAACGTAAACTTGTCCTCATTTGGCTGAAGCTGAGCCCATGAAAATATTGGCATCGACACTGCATTTACATTGTAATACTTCATAAACTCAATATCTTTTTCCCATACCTCTTCTGTCCACTGGTCAGGATTATAATCTCCACCGTGTAGGAATTTTTTCAATTTGATTTTGCCCATAGAAACAAAGCCCCCTTTTTAGTTTTTATTCAAGTGGAAATCCAATGACACTCAAAAGCGCCATGTTACCCAATCGTGTGTCTAAACGTGACATCTGA
This Caldicellulosiruptor changbaiensis DNA region includes the following protein-coding sequences:
- a CDS encoding NAD(P)/FAD-dependent oxidoreductase, coding for MKYDVIIVGAGPCGIFTAYELVKQNKDAKIIMFEKGRDIESRECPKRITNVCANCKPCNITTGFSGAGAFSDGKLSLSPNVGGRIQEYVGQSKAYELIKYVDNIYLENGADTKVYGTNSQVIEEIKRKATVANLMLVESPIRHLGTEEAKKIYKRLQDFLLNNNVEIKFKTAVKDLIVENNKVIGVIAEDEKSYFGKNVVVCVGREGASWLSKVIEKYNIPCDNNRVDIGVRVETPNHIWKGITEHLYESKFIYYTKTFDDKVRTFCMNPGGYVAVEHYDNLAVVNGHSYKNIKSDNTNFALLVSKHFTDPFKDSIKYGKYIAELANMLSGGKVLVQRYGDFIRGRRSNEERIRRNSVVPTLQDAVAGDLSLVLPYRIMLDIKEMIEALDYVVQGVASFDTLLYGVEVKFYSNEVKVKQNFECTTIQNLYFGGDGAGITRGLMQASVNGVLIARDIAAKL
- a CDS encoding coiled-coil domain-containing protein, encoding MKRKFVTLLIVLVFGLSIILPVFAEGNTTSSVATNNQTVVSATYTTTVSSTYQTTTNTTSSSTSSTTYNSTYSVSTPEVIPPISNDNITIKESEKLTKEQKKNISKLILQINQLKSKFNKINAEVNHLRAKINSYIAAAQRYDKKFFNQELQKIINEANKLISQIKKEINNKKLSSSQIDEYSKQLTQKLNDLKVYQEAYKNENEATVAQAVYQIKLLADQVQPTVKDKVYQIEQINNQIKIKTKEYEQAKKENNYNKMVATLNELIALYQQKVDKITEVKNLYTDILTKIENIVKNSLKLPVQNKNHNIQKEQNKEKEKERVLNKNQNIQEEQNREKEREKEKNKNENKGNGKKK
- a CDS encoding TIGR03915 family putative DNA repair protein — its product is MYNVFLYDGTFEGLLTCIDEILSTHINEDEVVIVEKDKYQPMFFDNPVYVALDKNRSQELRQKVINASDKVTFKKIYYCFLSEAQNKETYIYKYIKLILKHGKKVKYLYHDDVVNFVEKASKNVSREIGKYMGLMRFNEIKGGVLYAQFEPTNDILVPISYFFKERLKSFKWIIHDKKRSKLSIYDTRMIKFLNGMNLNASFSDNENLYQKLWKLYFKTMAIEERKNLKLQRQNMPKKYWKYLIEKN
- a CDS encoding putative DNA modification/repair radical SAM protein — encoded protein: MDILEKLQILGAAAKYDVSCASSGSKRETNYGIGSTFTAGICHSWTDDGRCISLLKILFTNECIFDCAYCINRKSNDIKRATFTPHEVAELTMNFYKRNYIEGLFLSSAIKNSPDWTMEMLYKTVYLLRHKYQFNGYIHVKAIPYASLDLIRKTGFLADRMSVNIELPSEKSLKLLCPNKSKESILKPMEFITKVGEEERNFVSAGQSTQMIIGATDDSDYKIINLSQHLYRKFKLKRVYYSAYTPVNNDPRILRVEKPPLLREHRLYQADWLIRVYNFSADELFEKDENLDLEVDPKVMWALRHLDKFPVEVNKANYEELIRVPGIGIKSARRIIKNRVFHSLDFDDLKKIGVVLKRAKFFITCNGKTYERHLIDLQPEKIKLQLTEKAVAQQRMQQLSFFDKEVFTSVITGEI
- a CDS encoding beta-galactosidase, producing the protein MGKIKLKKFLHGGDYNPDQWTEEVWEKDIEFMKYYNVNAVSMPIFSWAQLQPNEDKFTFEWLDRIIDKLYSNGIHVILATPTASQPAWLSKKYPDVLPVDIYGRKRKHGARQNYCPNSKNFQEAAKRIVEEMAKRYKDHPAVIMWHISNEYGPYCYCENCAKAFREWLKERYKTLDELNKRWNTAFWGHTFYDWDEIEVPSYLNEEYEYMPGRQKSSFQGLSLDYKRFMSDSLLNLYKMEVEIIKKYMPDVPVTTNLMGPFKPLDYHKWAQYMDVVSWDNYPSIKDSPHSIAFKHDLMRGLKRDQSFILMEQTPNQTNWQWYNSAKRPGMIRLLSYHAIAHGADSVLYFQWRQSVGSCEKFHSAMVPHAGHLNTRVSKELKQIGDELLRLDEILESVNKSDVALLFDWENWWALEESMGFRNDISYLEHIDSYYKALYKLKTNIDVVDPTEDLSRYKLVVAPLLYLLDNKTAKNIEEYVKNGGIFITTFLSGLVDENDRVILGGYPGWFRKLLGIWIEEIDALFPDMKNAIILEKPLGTLDGRYECDFICDVIHLEGAKALAYYEQDYYKGMPAILENTYGNGKAVYIGTRPEQRFIEGLIKYYADMAGVKPILPVPEGVEVTKRTKDGKEYIFLLNFNNHDVYIDLPQEFYELVTQRTLSGKVMMSAKEVMILRK